Genomic segment of Xanthobacter dioxanivorans:
GGTGACGATGCTTCGCTTCACCGATGTCGGCGTGAACATCGTCAGCCTCGGCATCGTGACGAGCAACGAGACCATCAAGTCGCGGGGCGACCTGGTCAAGCGGTTCATGCGGGCAACGACCCGAGCCGTGGAGGCGGCGCAGAAGGACCCGAAGGGGGCCATCGACGTGCTCCTCGCCGCCTATCCCAAGATGGGTCTTCCCGACGCGCAACTGCGCAGCCTGCAATATTCGCAGGCCCTCTACAGCGCCCCGAACGCGCTCGGCCCGCGCCCCTTCCAGATGAATCCTGCGCTCATCGCGGACACGCTCGACGTGCTGACCCAATATGGCGGCATGACGGCGTCCGAGCGCGGCCAGCCCACCGACTATTACACGGCGGAATTCCTCCCATGACAGGTCATGTCACGCGAGCAGCTCGAATGGCCCTCCACGCCGTCGCCCCGGCGCCTGCTGCACCGTCGCCCGTTGCCGCGGCGCGCGAGGCGCACATCGAAATCTCCAGCCTCACCAAGACCTACAAGTCGAAGGGCGGGCACGTGCCCTCGCTCCGGCCCATCGACCTGACGATCGCCCGCGGCGAGTTCGTCGCCATTGTCGGGCCGAGCGGCTGCGGCAAGAGCACCTTGCTGAAGCTGGTGGCGGGTCTGCTGCCCGCCACCAGCGGCGCCATCGCCATCGGCGGCAAGACGGTGAAGGAGCCGCTGGACGACGTGGGCATCGTGTTCCAGAGCCCGGTGCTGCTGCCGTGGCGCAACGTGCGCGACAACATCCTGCTCCAGGTGGAGATGCGCGGGCGCGACAAGGCGGCCTATCGCGCGGCGGCCGCACGGCTCCTCAAGACGGCGGGGCTCGATGGCTTCGAGGAACGCTTTCCGTGGGAGTTGTCCGGCGGCATGCAGCAGCGCGCCGCCATCTGCCGTGCGCTGGTGCACGATCCCAGCGTCCTGCTGATGGACGAGCCGTTCGGCGCGCTCGACGCCATGACCCGCGAGCGCATGAATGCCGAACTCCAGCGCATCTGGATAGAAACCCGCAAGACGGTGCTGCTCATCACCCATTCCATTCCCGAGGCGGTCTATCTCGCCGACCGGGTGGTGGTGATGTCGAACCGGCCGGGGGCGATCGAGGCGATCTACGACATCGATCTGCCCCGCCCGCGTGAACTCTCCATCATGGGCGAATCCCAGTTCGTCCGGTTCACCCAGGATATCCGCAAGCACTTCTTCGCCGAGGGCAACCTGGACCATTGAGCCGGGCAGGCCATTGGCGAACAGGGCCTGGCGGGCGACGACCCCGCCAGTGGCGGCCATAGCGCATCAACGATCTCCCCGCCGGATCCCCGAACGGTCCGGCGGGGAGAGCGCATCCAGGCCTTGCCATCCGCCTCGGCGTCGGGGGAGCGGCTGCGCCGGCTTCCACCCGCCGCAGGCCGGCTCGAAATTTCCTCAGGGGGTCTTCAGGGACCGCGCGACCCCGCTCCTCCGGGCTTAACCCGATTTCTCGATTGGTTCCTCCCGTGCTAGGACATCCTTCGTCATCGGGACGATCGTAGCTGGGCGCTACGCGGAGAATGTCCCTGAGGCGGTAGACCAAAACCCGCGTTGCCGAAGTTATAATGGCAGGGCGCTGCAAGTAGTATCTTTAAGTAATAATTCTGAAATACGACAAGTGCCCGTTGATGAAAACGGCGGGATACTCCCGGGCATGCCCGTAACGACTTTTGAAGAGGGCTATTTTATGACGGCTATTGCAGATACGCCTTTCGGCAAGCTCGACACCGAAGGCCGGCTTTTGAAGCCTCTCCTGAACGCCGATACCCACGTTGCCGGTCGCTTCGGCTATCGCGGCGAGATTTCCTACGATGGTCCCGAGACCGTCATCAAGGAGGTCTTTTCCGTTTCTGAAAGCGGTAAGCCGGGGATCGGTTTCCTCGCCGGGTCAATTGCAAATTATGAAACCCTGCCCAAACTCGTTGAGAGCTTCGGAGCGGCACTCGATGCGGATGGAAATTATTTCATCTATATCGCCGATCTGCCGCAGGGAAACCGGCTGTTCATACGATTTGGAGATGTGAAGATATTCGCAATCTTCATTGACGAAACGTCGGTATACAATGAGCTTATCGATACATTTTATGTCGATAAGGTAAAGTTGAAGAAGTTCGACACGGCCGCCAAGCTTGATGCGCTCGCTGACGTTGGTCTGAAATATTCTTCTCTCTCGGATTATAAGGAAGTATCTTATGAGGATGGGTTGAAGATCAAGAATGCCAGCTGATTGGTGATCTGGCATTCCCATCTTGGCGCGATTTGTTTTTCGTGTCCTATTATAGGCCCCGCTTCGGCGGGGCTTTTCTTTGTACCCTTTTCAGCCCAACGCCCCGCGCGCGGTCCGGCCTACCCCATCGGCGTGGAAGACGATGCCGGTCTGGCGTGCTTTCCCGATGGCGCGCGCGGACGGGGATCGGCCCGCAGCGCCTCGTCGGTGCGAAGCTTCCCGTGGCGCCCGCGTCCGCTCGCAGGCAAGGCGCCCCGCGCCGTGGGATGATTTACGGATGTGGGCCACGTCACGGCCTATCCTGCGCTGGTGGATCAACCGAGCCGGATGGAGCCCATCTGTCGCGGTCAAGCTGCTCGAACACGAGTGGAACGGACGGCGGGTCCAGGGCCAGCCACCGGCTACCTTCAGGCCGCGTTTTGGCCCTGAAACTTGCTCTGCTGCCGGACGCTGGAAAATGGTGGGCGATGCAGGGATTGAACCTGCGACCCCTCCCGTGTGAAGGGAGTGCTCTCCCGCTGAGCTAATCGCCCGCGCCATTGCGAGGAGGGCCGTTTAGAGCCGTGCGGCCCTCCCTGTCAAGTGCGCGTTGCCAAAGCCGGCGGGTGCGCCCCGCCGGCCTGTGGATGGCCGATCAGGCCGCGCCGCGGGCGAGCAGGGCATCCACGGCTTTTTCCAGCTCGTCGAAATGGTGGATCAGCACGTCCGCGCCGAGCGCGTGGGGAGGTGTCTCGGTATAGCCGAACGAGACCGCCACCACCGGCACCCCGGTCGCGCGTGCGGTGAGCACGTCGGTGATGCTGTCGCCCACCATGATCGCCTGTGCCGCCGAGCCGCCCGCGGCGCTGATGGTGGAGAGGAGCGGCAGCGGGTCCGGCTTGCTGCGCGCATAGGTATCGGCGCCGGTGATGACAGAGAATCGCTTGGTCAGGTCGAGGGCGTCGAGCAGCAGCCGCGCCAGGTGTTCCAGCTTGTTGGTGCACACGGCGAGGCAGGCGCCCTTCGCCTCCAGCCGGTCCAGCGCCTCGATGAGGCCGGGGAAGGGGCGCGAGCTGTCGGCGATGTGCTCGGCATAATGAGCGATGAACTGCTGCGTCATCGCCGCCACTTCCTCGTCGGGCAGCACCAGGCCCTCGCTCTTCAGGCCGCGCACGATGAGCAGGCGGGCCCCGCCCCCGATCATGTTGCGCGCGGCCGCGCGGTCCACCGGCGGGATCTTGTGGGTGGAGAGCACGAGGTCGAGGGCATCGAGCAGATCGGGCGCGGTATCGACGAGGGTGCCGTCGAGGTCGAAGGCGACCAAGGGGCGGCTCGGGGAAAGGGGCGTGGGGGGAAGGCGATTGGGGGGAAGGGGAGTGGTCATGCAGGCGTCTCCTCGGGGGCAGTCAAGGTGTTGGGGGCGCCGTCCCCACCCTCTGCCATAAATCCTGCCGCTTTTCCGCGCGAGCGTCGCCCCGTCCATGTGGCTGCGGCCGCGTGGCGCAGTCCCGGCCAAGGGTCGGGGTGCGCGGACACAAGGAGGGATGAATGCAGGGCGTTATTCTCGGACAGGCATGCAAGCGGGGCCATATGTTCGCGGTGGTGGTTGCCGGCCTGTGCGGCATGGCCGGGTTGCTGGCGGGGGCCGGTGGCGCACGCGCGCAGCAGCCGGGCAGTGCGGGCTACGATTTCGCCGCCCCGCCATCGGCGCAGGCGAACCGCGTGTTCGGCGTCAACCGCCAGACCGGCGAGATGAACGCCTGCCAGTTCGAGCGCCCGGAGGGAAATCCCGTGGGCGTCACGCGGTGCTTCACCCAGGGACAGGGCGCCGGCCCTCTGCAAGCGGGCGACTACGTCCTCGTCCCCACCCGATACGAGGGCGAGACCGGCGTGTTCCGCGTCAACCGCGCCACCGGCGAAATGAGCATCTGCTACGTGCGCGAGGTGCCGGGGGTGAAGGGCGCGGTCGAATCCCTCCTGGTGTGCACGGCCCCGGCGCGGTGAGGCGTCGCGCCGCTTGTCGCCGGAGCGGATCGGGGCTAGAGGCGGGGAGGGCGGCGCAGCCGTCCCCTTGGCAACGATGAGCCATCCCGGTCGTCCCGGTCGCCGCCGGACGCTGCAGGGGCGGCCGGAACGGAAATGTCCATGCCCCCCGAAGACCTCAAGCGCCGCGCCGCCGCCCATGCCCTCACCTATGTGACCGACGGCATGCGCCTCGGCCTCGGCACGGGGTCCACCGCCCGCCACTTCGTGGAGCTCCTGGCGGAAAAGGTGCGCGACGGCCTCACCATCCTGGGCGTGCCCACGTCCCAGCAGACGCTGGAGCAGGCGGTGTCCCTCGGCGTGCCGATCGCCACCCTCGACGAGGCGGGCGAGCTTGACCTGTGCGTGGACGGCGCCGACGAGATCGGCCCCGGCCTCGCGCTGGTGAAGGGCGGCGGCGGCGCGCTGCTGCGCGAGAAGATCGTCGCCCGTGCCGCGCGCGAGATGGTGGTGATCGCTGATGCATCCAAGAAGGTCGACGTTCTCGGCCGCTTTCCCCTGCCCATCGAGGTGGTGGATTTCGGCGTCGTGTCCATCGAGCGCCATGTGAGCGAGGCGGTGCGTGCCGCCGGTTGCGAGGGACCGGTGACGGTGCGCCGCGACCGGGACGGCCATCCTTTCGTCACCGATCAGGGGCACCTGATCCTCGATGCCCATCTCGGTCGCATTCCCGACCCGGCCCGCCTCGCGCGTGCGCTGGAGGAGGTGCCCGGGGTGGTCGAGCACGGTCTCTTCCTCGGCCTCGCGCGGCGTGCCGTCCTGGCCGGGCCGGACGGTGTCATCGTGCTGGAACACGGCAGCTTCTAGTTTTCCTCTTTCCGGAGAAATCCATGCGCGTTTCCCTTCCGGTCGCTTTCAAGCGTGCCACCACCACCCGGCTCGTGCTTGCGATGGCCCTCGCGGTCGCTGGCGCGCCGGCGCTCCTGAGCCTGCCGGCCAGCGCGCAGCAGGCCGCCCCGGCGGTCAAGCCTCCGAGTGCGGCGCAGATGCAGCTGTCGCGCGAGCTCGTTGCCGTGAACGGTGAGGCGCGCATCTTCGACGGCGTGATCGCGAATGTGGTCGAGCAGGCCGCCCGCCGTCTCCTTCAGACCAACCCGGACCTGGCCAAGCAGCTCGGGGAGGTCGGGATGCAGGTGGCCACCGATCTCGAGAAGCGCAAAGCCGAGGTCGTCGACATTTTCGCCAGCGTCTATGCCAGCCGCTTCTCCGAGGCGGAACTCAAGGATGCCATCGCCTTCTACCGTACCCCCACCGGCGCGAAGCTGGTGCAGGAGCGCCCGGCGATCTTCCAGGATGCCATGAAGGGCGTCCAGACCTGGAGCGCCCAGGTGGGCAACGAGGCATCGGAGCGTATCCGCGCCGAGATGAAGAAGCGCGGCGTCAATCTGTGACCCCGGTGGCGTGATCCGGGCGGGACCGGATCACGCCCGCTTGCCGGTCATGCCGGCTGATCCCCGCCGCGATGCCCGTCAGACGGTGTCGGTCCGCGGTTCCCGCGCCCCCTCCGGCTCCGGCGACTGGGCCGCGAACAGGCTCTTGCGGCTGAGGTTGGGGCTGTAGTGCGGGTCCACGACGGTGGAAGTGTGCCAGATGGCCTCCATCCGTGCCCGCTGCGCCTTCAGCCGCTCGCGATGCGCCTTGGAGCGCTTTTTTCCGCGTGATGCGGATTCGTGGTGCAGCAGCACGGCGAAGGGCGTGAACACCACGTCGTACCCCGCCCGCCGCGCCCGCAGGCACAGATCGATATCGTTGCAGTCCTCGGCGAAGCGCTCGGCGTCGAGCGGGCCGATGGTGTCCCAGACATCACGCCGGATCAGCAGGCAGGCGGCGGTAACCGCGGAGAGGTTCTGCCGCACCAGGAGGCGATCCTCATAGCCCGGCGCATCGGCCGCGCTGTGGGCAAACCAGTGGTCGGCATAGCGGAACAGCCCGACGATGGCGCCGGCATGCTGCACCGTGCGCTCGGGAAACAGCAGCTTCGCCCCGACGATCCCGGCCTTCGGCAGGGCGGCGAGGGCGACCATTTCCGAAAGCCAGCCGCCATCCACCACCTCGATGTCGTTGTTGAGGAGGAGGATCAGCTCGCCGCGCGCTGCCGCGACGCCGAGATTGCAGATGCGCGGAAAGTTGAAGCCGCCGTCGTCCCGCACCACGGTGGTCTGCGGCCACAGGCCCTTGATCTCCTCGAACAGGTCGAACGTCTCCGGTTCCACCGAGCCGTTGTCGACGACGATGATCTCGAAGGTCCGATAGTCCGTTCGCGCGATGAGCGAGCGCAGGGCGGTGCCCAGCAGCGCCGCCCGGTCGCGGGTCGGCACCACGATGGAGACCAGGGGCGCTGTGTCGGGCACCGGATAAATCGGCCTCAGGTGCCGCCCGCCGACGACCTCCACCGGCACGCCGAGCCGTTGCGCCAGGGCCCGCGACGCCGGGCCGATGGCGCCCGGCGCGAAGCCCGGCGGCCGGCCCTCGATGCCGAAGGCGACGCGCGGGATGTGGCGGATGCGGGCGGGGTCGAGGCCGGCGATGTGGCGCAGGAGCAGGTCGTAAACCGCCGCCGGACCCGCGCCTTCCGACAGGCCGAGGCGCAGGGCGTCGGCGCGGGGCAGGGCCGCGAAGCCGGCGAGATAGCCTGAGGCTTCCATCAGGTGCCGGTTGAAGGCAGGGTGAAAGACACCGTGGAGCGGGGTTCCGTCCGCATCCAGGCGCTCCTCGTCGGCATAAGCGAGGGCGCAGTCGCGATGGCGGGCGAAGGTGGAGCGGATGAGCGCCACCGCATCCCGCGTCGGCTTCCCGGCCGCATCGAGGAACAGGACGAGGCCGCCCGCGGCGGCCTGGAGGGCGGAGGAAAGGGCCTCCACTCCCGGGGTGGAGGCGGGAATCACCTGCGCTCCGGCGGCGGCAAGGACGTCGGCCTCCTGCGGCAGGCGCTCCGGCGGCAGGGCCACCACCCACTCGAAGGCGTGATCCGTCTGCGCGGCGAGGGCGTGGGCGCAACGGGCGAGCGCCGCCGGCGTGACGGTGGAGGCATCCGACACCAGGCTGAGGCGCGGCGCGGCCTCGCTCGCCGGCACGGTGCGGAAATCGTCCACGAAGCGGGCGCGGAAAGCGCGATAGCGCGCCGCCTCGCCGCGCCTGCGGGCGGGAGAGGCGGAGATCCGCGCGTGGAGGGCTCCGCGCAGGGTCCGCGCGGCGATGCCTGCCGCCTTCCAGCGCCGGCCCGATCCGGTGTCGGGGAAGCGCCCGTTGGCGAAGGCATGCAGCTTGAGGGCCACCTTTTGCACCGGGAAGTATCCGAGCCGCACCGCGGCAAGGTCGCCCGCGCCGGCCACCTCCAGGGTCCTGGCGCCCGGTGGCAGGAACACCACGAACGGGCCCGTCGCGCCCAGTGTCTCGCGCGCCAGCGCGGCGCCGGCCCGGTCACGCACCACGAGATCCAGCGCGCGATCCGCCCCCGCCGCCTCCAGCACCAGCGGCAAACCGTGCCGGATCGCCCTGAGGCGCAGCAGGAGCGGCAGCCGGAAGCACCTTCGCCCGTCCGCTGCTGGCGCGCTCGCGAGCCACAGCGGGGGAATTGCGGTCTCAGCCATGGGCCTGTCTTTGCATTTGCCCGCCTTGAAGCACTCAAATGCCGCCCCTGCAAGCGCGCAGCCGTGACCGCGCGATCGCTTGACGGCGGGGCAGGGGTCCTTCAAGTCACGCGTTCAAAGTCGAAGGCGCGACTGTGCGCGGTCGCGGAAGCCGGGAGCTCGGCATGGCACAGCGGGAAGTGGATCTGTTCGTCATCGGCGCCGGGTCGGGCGGCGTCCGCGCGGCGCGGATCGCGGCACAATATGGCGCCAAGGTGATGATGGCGGAGGAGTACCGCATCGGCGGCACCTGCGTCATCCGTGGCTGCGTGCCCAAAAAGCTGTTCGTCTATGCCGGGCGGTTCGCCCACGATCTCGAGGACATGGCCGGGTTCGGCTGGCGCGTGAGCGAGCACGAGTTCGACTGGCTCACCCTCGTCGCCAACAAGGACAAGGAGATCGCCCGGCTGGAAGGCATCTACCGCCGCAATGCGGAAAATGCCGGCGTGGAGGTGGTCGCCTCCCGTGCCGTGGTGGCCGGACCGAACACGGTGCGGATCCTCTCCACCGGCGAGGAGATCACGGCGCGCTACATCCTCGTCGCCACCGGCGCGCATCCGGCGCTGGGGCCGGCCATTCCCGGCTGCGAGCTCGCCATCACCTCCAACGAGGCGTTCAACCTCACGCACTTTCCGGACCGCATCCTCATCCAGGGGGCGGGCTACATCGCCGTGGAGTTTGCCGGCCTGTTCCGCGCCCTCGGGGCGGATGTGACCCTCGTCTATCGCGGCGACAGGGTCTTGCGCGGCTTCGACGGCGAGATCCGCGACCATCTGCAGGCCGAGCTCTCTCGCGCCAGCATCCGCCTCGCGCCGGGGTGCACCATCGCGTCGATCGAGGTCATCGCCGGCGGCAAGCGCGTCGTGCTGTCCGACGGCAGCAGCCTCGAGGTGGACGACGTGATGCTCGCTCTGGGCCGCGTGCCCAATACCCGCAATCTCGGCCTGGCCGAGGTCGGCGTCGCCCTCGACGACGTGGGCGCGGTGGTGGTGGACGAGGCCGGCCGCACCAACGTGCCCTCCATCTATGCGGTGGGCGACGTGACCAACCGCATCAACCTGACCCCGGTCGCCATCCGCGAGGGGCACGCCTTCGCCGACACGGTGTTCGGCAACAAGCCCTGGACGGTGGACCACTCGCTCGTCGCCACCGCGGTGTTTTCCGAGCCGGAGATCGGCACCGTGGGGCTCACCGAGGAGGCGGCGCGGGCCACCGGGCGCGCCATCGACATCTACAAGACCTCGTTCCGCCCGCTGAAGGCGACCCTGTCGGGGCGCGAGACGCGCACCTTCATGAAGCTGGTGGTGGACCAGGAGAGCGATCGCGTGCTCGGCTGCCACATCATGGGCGATGCGGCGTCCGAGATGATCCAGCTCGCCGCGGTGGCGCTGGGGCTGAAGGCGACGAAGGCGGATTTCGACCGCACCGTCGCCGTGCATCCCACCTCCGCCGAGGAACTGGTGACGCTGCGCACCAAGGCCTGAGAAGGCGCAGCTCTCGGGCGGGGCTCAGGGATTGTGCCCGAACAGCCGGCCTTTCTCCGCCCACAGCACCCACCCAAGCGCGATGGCGCCCAGTACCATGTAGCCCAGGCTCAGGGGCAGCACCGTGCCGTCGAAGGCGCGGCCGACGAAGAAGCCGAGCACCGACGACATCAGGGTGGTGAAGCCGCCGATGAAGGAGGAGGCCGTGCCCGCCACCGCCCCGAGCGGCTCCATGGCCATGGAGTTGAAGTTGGGCACGGTGAGTGCGAACAGGAACTGGGCCGACGCCACGAGGGCGCAAAACAGCACGAGGGGCGGCTTGCCGTCGAAGGCGAGGCTGGAGCCGACCATCAGCGCGCCGGTGGCGATGAAGCCGCAGATACCGCCGTGCGAGA
This window contains:
- a CDS encoding ABC transporter ATP-binding protein codes for the protein MALHAVAPAPAAPSPVAAAREAHIEISSLTKTYKSKGGHVPSLRPIDLTIARGEFVAIVGPSGCGKSTLLKLVAGLLPATSGAIAIGGKTVKEPLDDVGIVFQSPVLLPWRNVRDNILLQVEMRGRDKAAYRAAAARLLKTAGLDGFEERFPWELSGGMQQRAAICRALVHDPSVLLMDEPFGALDAMTRERMNAELQRIWIETRKTVLLITHSIPEAVYLADRVVVMSNRPGAIEAIYDIDLPRPRELSIMGESQFVRFTQDIRKHFFAEGNLDH
- the gph gene encoding phosphoglycolate phosphatase (PGP is an essential enzyme in the glycolate salvage pathway in higher organisms (photorespiration in plants). Phosphoglycolate results from the oxidase activity of RubisCO in the Calvin cycle when concentrations of carbon dioxide are low relative to oxygen. This enzyme is a member of the Haloacid Dehalogenase (HAD) superfamily of aspartate-nucleophile hydrolase enzymes (PF00702).), producing MTTPLPPNRLPPTPLSPSRPLVAFDLDGTLVDTAPDLLDALDLVLSTHKIPPVDRAAARNMIGGGARLLIVRGLKSEGLVLPDEEVAAMTQQFIAHYAEHIADSSRPFPGLIEALDRLEAKGACLAVCTNKLEHLARLLLDALDLTKRFSVITGADTYARSKPDPLPLLSTISAAGGSAAQAIMVGDSITDVLTARATGVPVVAVSFGYTETPPHALGADVLIHHFDELEKAVDALLARGAA
- the rpiA gene encoding ribose-5-phosphate isomerase RpiA, translated to MPPEDLKRRAAAHALTYVTDGMRLGLGTGSTARHFVELLAEKVRDGLTILGVPTSQQTLEQAVSLGVPIATLDEAGELDLCVDGADEIGPGLALVKGGGGALLREKIVARAAREMVVIADASKKVDVLGRFPLPIEVVDFGVVSIERHVSEAVRAAGCEGPVTVRRDRDGHPFVTDQGHLILDAHLGRIPDPARLARALEEVPGVVEHGLFLGLARRAVLAGPDGVIVLEHGSF
- a CDS encoding DUF2059 domain-containing protein; the encoded protein is MRVSLPVAFKRATTTRLVLAMALAVAGAPALLSLPASAQQAAPAVKPPSAAQMQLSRELVAVNGEARIFDGVIANVVEQAARRLLQTNPDLAKQLGEVGMQVATDLEKRKAEVVDIFASVYASRFSEAELKDAIAFYRTPTGAKLVQERPAIFQDAMKGVQTWSAQVGNEASERIRAEMKKRGVNL
- a CDS encoding glycosyltransferase family 2 protein; this encodes MAETAIPPLWLASAPAADGRRCFRLPLLLRLRAIRHGLPLVLEAAGADRALDLVVRDRAGAALARETLGATGPFVVFLPPGARTLEVAGAGDLAAVRLGYFPVQKVALKLHAFANGRFPDTGSGRRWKAAGIAARTLRGALHARISASPARRRGEAARYRAFRARFVDDFRTVPASEAAPRLSLVSDASTVTPAALARCAHALAAQTDHAFEWVVALPPERLPQEADVLAAAGAQVIPASTPGVEALSSALQAAAGGLVLFLDAAGKPTRDAVALIRSTFARHRDCALAYADEERLDADGTPLHGVFHPAFNRHLMEASGYLAGFAALPRADALRLGLSEGAGPAAVYDLLLRHIAGLDPARIRHIPRVAFGIEGRPPGFAPGAIGPASRALAQRLGVPVEVVGGRHLRPIYPVPDTAPLVSIVVPTRDRAALLGTALRSLIARTDYRTFEIIVVDNGSVEPETFDLFEEIKGLWPQTTVVRDDGGFNFPRICNLGVAAARGELILLLNNDIEVVDGGWLSEMVALAALPKAGIVGAKLLFPERTVQHAGAIVGLFRYADHWFAHSAADAPGYEDRLLVRQNLSAVTAACLLIRRDVWDTIGPLDAERFAEDCNDIDLCLRARRAGYDVVFTPFAVLLHHESASRGKKRSKAHRERLKAQRARMEAIWHTSTVVDPHYSPNLSRKSLFAAQSPEPEGAREPRTDTV
- the gor gene encoding glutathione-disulfide reductase, producing the protein MAQREVDLFVIGAGSGGVRAARIAAQYGAKVMMAEEYRIGGTCVIRGCVPKKLFVYAGRFAHDLEDMAGFGWRVSEHEFDWLTLVANKDKEIARLEGIYRRNAENAGVEVVASRAVVAGPNTVRILSTGEEITARYILVATGAHPALGPAIPGCELAITSNEAFNLTHFPDRILIQGAGYIAVEFAGLFRALGADVTLVYRGDRVLRGFDGEIRDHLQAELSRASIRLAPGCTIASIEVIAGGKRVVLSDGSSLEVDDVMLALGRVPNTRNLGLAEVGVALDDVGAVVVDEAGRTNVPSIYAVGDVTNRINLTPVAIREGHAFADTVFGNKPWTVDHSLVATAVFSEPEIGTVGLTEEAARATGRAIDIYKTSFRPLKATLSGRETRTFMKLVVDQESDRVLGCHIMGDAASEMIQLAAVALGLKATKADFDRTVAVHPTSAEELVTLRTKA